AATGGAGGTGCGGTTTTTAATGCTGGTAAGGGGTTGTCAAATGAAGGGCAAAAGGCAGCAATTGCAGGAGCAGTTGCGGGTGCTCATCACGTGCATTTAATGTCTAAAGAATACGGTGTTCCAGTAATTTTGCATACCGACCATTGCGCTAAAAAATTATTACCGTGGATTGATGGATTATTGGAAGCTGGAAAGGAATTCTATAAAACTCATGGAAAGCCATTATTCAGTTCTCATATGATTGATTTATCTGAAGAGCCGTTGGAAGAAAACATTGAGATTTGTAAAAAGTACTTGAAACCAATGGCTGAAATGGGAATGCATTTAGAGATTGAGTTAGGTATTACAGGCGGTGAAGAGGATGGTGTTGATAATACAGGAGTGGACAGCAGTAGATTATACACGCAGCCGGAAGAAGTTGCTTATGCCTATGAGCAGTTAAAAGAAGTGAGCGATAATTTCACAATTGCTGCGTCTTTCGGCAACGTTCATGGAGTTTACAAGCCAGGTAATGTAGAATTGCGTCCTGACATCTTAAAAAATTCTCAAGATCATATCCAAAAGAAACATAATACAGATGATAAGCCAGTATTATTCGTATTCCATGGTGGTTCTGGTTCAGAACCAGAAAAAATTGAAGAAGCTATCGGATATGGAGCAGTAAAAATGAATATTGATACAGATATGCAGTGGTCATTCTGGAATGGAGTAAGAAATTACTATAACGATAACGAAGATAGGTTACAACAACAAATAGGAACTTCTGAAGATCCTGATGCTCCAAATAAGAAGTTCTATGATCCAAGAGCTTGGTTAAGAAAAGGAGAAGAAAGTATGGTTGTACGTTTGAAGCAAGCTTTTAAAGAATTGAATTGTATAAATAAATTGGCGTAATTGATAGAATCTAGAGTCTAGAACTTACAGCCTAGAATAAAGGATTAAAAGCACAGGCTTAGAGCTTGTGCTTTTTCTATTTTTATAGAGCTGAATTTTAGATTTACAATTTTAGAACATAATTCCAGGCAACTTTTCTTATTTTTACTATACTGAAATTCTACAAAGATTATTTAATTCGCAGCCTTATGAATTCCTTCAAGACTATTTTTTATCTTATTTGTTTGTTAAACTTTACCGCCTGTAATAAGCCAGATATGAAAGAAAAAAAATCCCAAGCAGAAGCAGATTTTCCTAATGGAGTGGCTTATGAGATCTTCATCCAATCTTGGGCAGATGGTAACGGTGATGGAATCGGGGACTTTAAAGGCGCTACTCAGAAGCTTGATTACTTACAGGACTTAGGGATTTCAGCAGTTTGGTTGATGCCTATTATGCCTTCGCCCAGTTACCATAAGTATGATGTAACAGATTATAAAGCCATTCATCCTGATTATGGTACCATGGAGGACTTTAAAATTTTCCTTTCAGAGGCGCATAAAAGAAATATCAAAGTGGTGATAGATATGATTATTAATCATACCGCATCTGATCATCCATGGTTTCAGGAAGCTAAAAAAGGTAGTGATAACCCCTATAGAGATTATTATGTTTGGGCAGATCGAGATAGTATAGCAGATCAAATTGCTAAAAAAGAAGTAACCCAAGATTCTGATAATATCACCCAATGGCATGCTGTGAATAATCAAAAAAATGAAAAGCATTATTATGGTTTCTTCTGGGGCGGCATGCCAGATTTAAATTTTGATAATCCTAAAGTAAGGCAAGAAATATATGATATAGGAAGATTCTGGCTGGACGATATAGGAGTGGATGGATTTCGATTGGATGCGGCCAAGCATATTTTTCCAGATGATCGATTAAAAGATTCCTACAAATTTTGGCAAGAATACAGAGACGAGATGCGTAAGATTAAGCCGGATGTCTATTTGGTAGGAGAAGTTTGGTCTTCATCTGAAATCGTAAAAGAATTTGCTAAAGGTCTGCCAGCGCTATTTAATTTTGATTTAGCTGGCAGCATACAGCAGTCAGTTATCCAAGGTAAAAATGTTGCAGCAACTATTGAAGGACCTAAATGGGTGAATCTAGAAAATGAGGATTTGATTAGTCGTTTGATTAAACAAAGGGAAGTTTTTAAATCTGCTACGGATGATTATCAAGATGCTATTTTTCTAAGTAACCATGACCAAAACCGAGTGATGAGTAATTTTAAAGGAGATATTACTAAAGCTAAAACGGCAGCTTCCATTTTATTAACATTGCCAGGTACTCCGTATATTTATTACGGGGAAGAAATCGGGATGTTGGGCAAAAAACCCGATCCTAATATCAGAGAACCATTTTTATGGATAGATGCCAATAGTGATACTTTGAGAACGAGTTGGATGGATCCTGAATTTACCTCAGATGAAACAGTGGGTCCAGTAAGCCAACAAGAGGAAAATGCTAATTCCTTATTAAATCATTATAAAAAGTGGATTCATTTACGAAATCACAATGAATTACTGACAAAAGGCAGTATCGAAGAATTTGAAAATCAGAATAGAAATCTTTTGGCATTCACTAGAGCTATTGATGATGAGAAACTGCATGTTATCCATAATTTATCATCGAAATCACAAACTTTGAAAGTTAGTCCGAAGACGTTTGTTTACGGGCAAGAAAATTTGGACAATGGGAAGCTTAAAGCTAGTCAATCAATTATTTTCAAATGAAGAAATTCCAGCTAAAAATAGAACCCAGAACCACTGATTTTGATGCCTTGGGACATGTAAATAATGTGGTTTATCTCCAATGGGTGCAGGATGTTGCCGAAGCGCATTGGAAACATATTTCCGGTCAAAATGATGATGAAGTCAATCTTTGGGTAGCATTGAGGCATGAAATTGATTACAAAAAGGAAATTAGACCCGATGAGCCAATTATTGCTGAAACGTGGGTGGCTTCCATGGAAGGGGTGAGATCAGAAAGAATGACGCGAATTTTTAATCCTGAAACAGCCCAGACCAAAGCAGAAGCTAGAACTTTTTGGTGTTTATTGGATGCAAAAAGCAAAAGGCCAAAGAGGATTCCTGAGGAAATGAAAGAAAAGTATAAAGCCCGATAAACCCCAATGGGGGAACAATACAACGGCTAAATTATGAAGATGGAAATGATATTAATAGCTTTGATCAGCCTAAAGATGGAAGAAAGATTTTATAATAGTAACTGGCATGTAATACTATGGACTCAAGCATAAAAGCACGAATTAATCTAGGATCTAGATTCTAGACTCTAGCTTCTAATATCTAATTCGTAACATTTTAATAAGTGCTAAGTTTATAATTCAAAATAAAGAAAAAACATGATTGCAATACTCTCACCAGCAAAAAGTCTGGATTTTGAAAAACAATTTGATTTAAGAAGTACAAAAACACGCTTTAATGAGGAAACTCATCAATTAATAGAAGTGCTCAAAACGAAATCAGAAGAGGAAGTTCAGGACTTGATGAGTATTAGTGATAGTTTGGCAAAATTAAATGTGGAGCGATATGATAATTTTAAAAAGCGAACTCCAAAACATGCCAAACAAGCTGCGCTAGCCTTTCAAGGAGATGTTTATCAAGGTTTGGTAGCTGAGGATTTTACTCAGGAAGAACACGATTTTGCCCAACAACATATCAGAATTTTATCTGGTTTGTATGGTTTACTTCGACCTTTAGATTTAATCCAGCCGTACAGATTGGAAATGGGTACTAAATTGGAAACGGATAAAGGCAATAACCTTTATGAATTTTGGGGAGATAAAATCACCGACCAACTCAGAAAGGATATCAAATCACAGGGCGATAAAATATTAGTCAATCTGGCTTCGAATGAATATTTTAAGTCTGTCAATATAAAAGAATTGAAAAAGGATTACCAAATCATTGACGTGGAGTTTAAGGATTTTAATAATGGGAAATATAAAATTGTTTCCTTTTTCGCAAAGAAAGCCAGAGGATTGATGGCCAGATATATTGTTAAAAACCAGATTGGCAAAGTAGAGGATCTAAAAGCCTTTGATTTGGATGGTTACGCCTTTGATGAAAAAGATTCAACAGATAGCAAATTAGCTTTTAAAAGGGGATAAAATATATTTGTTTAGTTCCAACTCAAACTACTTGGCTCAAACCTGTATACATTTCCTTAAATTATTTTAATATATTTAAGCTTCTTTAAAATCTTAACATCATGCAAAAGCTCATTACTTTACTATTGGCCATAATAATATTTCCTGCCTTTAGCTACTCACAAGATTTACACAAAATTGCTTTACAAAAAGCTGATATTATTGAAGGCAAGGTAATAGAATGGAGGAGGTATTTTCATGAAAATCCAGAATTATCCAATAGAGAGTATGAAACTGCTAAAAAAATAGCAGCGCATTTGAAAGATTTAGGTTTAGATGTTGAAACCGGGATTGCTCACACTGGTGTTGTAGCTATTTTAAAAGGAGGGAAGCCAGGGCCAGTAGTCGGATTAAGAGCTGATATAGATGCTTTACCAGTTACTGAACGAAATGACTTGTCTTTTAAATCTGAAGTCGTTACTGAATATAACGGTCAGGAAACAGGAGTAATGCATGCCTGTGGTCATGATACACATATCGCTATTATGATGGGCGTTGCAGAAGTATTCAGTGAGATAAAAGAAGATATTCCTGGCACCATAAAGTTTATATTTCAGCCCGCGGAAGAAGGTGTTCCTGCCGGAGAAAGGGGAGGAGCCAAAATGATGGTGGAAGAAGGTGTGCTGAAAAACCCTGATGTAGAAGCTATTTTTGGTTTGCACATTAATGCCGGAACTACAGTCGGACATATTAAATACAAAACAGAAGGCATAATGGCTGCTTCTGATCGATTTACAATCAACATCAAAGGTAAGCAAGCTCACGGTTCTACTCCTTGGGCTAGTGTAGATCCAATTGCTGTTTCAGCTCAAATCATCAACAGTTTGCAATATATTGTTTCTAGAAACTCAGAGTTGACTAAAGAAGCAGCTGTGGTGACAGTAGGAATCATGAAAGGAGGTAACCGATTTAATATTATTCCAGAATCAGCCATGTTGGAAGGAACAATCAGGACTTTAGATGAAGGTATGAGAGAAATGATTCATGAAAAAATTAAATTAACCGCTACTAATATTGCTGAAATAGCCAGGGCAACTGCGGATGTAGAAATAGTTGAAAATGCGCCATTAACCTATAACGACATTGATTTAACCAATCAGATGGTGTCATCTCTCCAAAAAACAGTAGGAGAAGAAAAACTGCATGTAATGAAGGCCATTACTGGAGCAGAAGATTTCTCATACTTCCAAAATGAAATTCCAGGGCTATATTTCTTTATCGGTGGGAAACCGGAAACAGAGTTAGAAGGACAAGCTTTAGGAGGTCACCACACCCCGGATTTCTATATTGATGAAAGCGGAATGCTCACAGGAGTGAAAGCATTTATCAATTTGACTTTGGATTATATGGAGGCGGATTGAGACACTACGGGCTTCTTGCTCCAAACTTCTAGCTTCTGTACTGAAACATCTTAATCTCCTCGCCATCGTGCGTATGATATTTTCCCATTAAATTTGCAGTGAGGCAAGAATGAATGGGAAGAACGTACAGCAGATCTCCTATCTTAATAGAATCAAAAGCTTCATCAGGTACATGAATTGTGCCGTGCTCTTGGGAAAGCTTTTTGACAAACCAGCCATTCTTAGGATTGCTCCAGCTATGCTCTCCTGATTCTGCAATCAGACCATAAATAGTATTGCCATCTTTCTCTATTCGATCTTTGGAGAAATGAATGGCACCCCCATAAACAATCACTTCATTTCTATCGGGATGTTTGGCCACTACCGGACAGGCCATAGCTACGGCTATATCATCATATCTGCAAGAACCAATTTCTGCTTGCATCACATCATAGAATACAAAATTACCAGGGCGCATTTCGTCTATACGATCGAAGTTTTCGCATACACTACAAGTAGGAGTGTCTCCATTTGAAATGATCAAATCCGGGAATTCTTGACTAAAATGCTCTTTCAACTTCATCATTTTTTCTGAAGTATAATCATGGATTTTACCAACCTCTTTTCTGCCTTTAGCCTGATAAGTATGTCCGGCATGCTGTAAAAAACCTTTTATGGTAATGAGATTATTACTTTCCAAAGCTATAAGGATGTCTTCAATTTCCTCATAATTTTCAGCACCAAGGCCTGTTCTATGGTAACCTGCATCTATTTTTAAAAAAACACCAATAGGATGCACCAAAAAGTCATTCAGTGCTTGAACAGTTGCAAGAGATTCAACGCATAAATTCAATTTTATCTTTCCTGCTAGATCGTTAACTGTGGTATGTTCCAATATATTTAAGGGAAAAGCCACAGTAATATCTGTCCATCCTGCATTGAAAAAATACTTTGCCATTTCTAAAGAGGAGACAGCACATTTGTTGATTTCATACTCCCTAAACCATTCTCCAATTTGTTGCGATTGATGAGTCTTGAAATGAGGCCGAAGTTCACAATTGAATTCTTTGGCTTTTGCAGCCATTCTTTCAATATTTTTACAAACAATATTTTTATTTAGTAATAATGTTGGCTTGGTGATATTCATAATTACTCTTTTTCCAAATCGATTAACTCTCCACCATTACTAACGGAAACATCTACTCCTGGATTACCAGTGTAGAGAATCCTTCCCGCATTTTCAATGCTGCCTTTCAGACTATCTTTTACATTGACAATAATATCATTATAACCTCTTTGTAGTACTGTAGCCCTATTTGCTACTAATTCGCTACAATCAAACTGTCCATCATTAAAATAAGCTGCAATTCTTAAGCTATTTGCTTTTCCTGATACATTAAAATTCGTTGAAGAATTGCTTGATATGTTGGTGTTATTATTATTGATGTTTAAATCAACTTCATTGCTGGCATCTTCAATTCTTAATCTTAAATC
This is a stretch of genomic DNA from Marivirga harenae. It encodes these proteins:
- the fbaA gene encoding class II fructose-bisphosphate aldolase, with the translated sequence MAKPGVLSGEEMMNLLHHAKDNKYAMPAVNVIGNNSINAVLETAREVNSPVFIQFSNGGAVFNAGKGLSNEGQKAAIAGAVAGAHHVHLMSKEYGVPVILHTDHCAKKLLPWIDGLLEAGKEFYKTHGKPLFSSHMIDLSEEPLEENIEICKKYLKPMAEMGMHLEIELGITGGEEDGVDNTGVDSSRLYTQPEEVAYAYEQLKEVSDNFTIAASFGNVHGVYKPGNVELRPDILKNSQDHIQKKHNTDDKPVLFVFHGGSGSEPEKIEEAIGYGAVKMNIDTDMQWSFWNGVRNYYNDNEDRLQQQIGTSEDPDAPNKKFYDPRAWLRKGEESMVVRLKQAFKELNCINKLA
- a CDS encoding alpha-amylase family glycosyl hydrolase, with the translated sequence MKEKKSQAEADFPNGVAYEIFIQSWADGNGDGIGDFKGATQKLDYLQDLGISAVWLMPIMPSPSYHKYDVTDYKAIHPDYGTMEDFKIFLSEAHKRNIKVVIDMIINHTASDHPWFQEAKKGSDNPYRDYYVWADRDSIADQIAKKEVTQDSDNITQWHAVNNQKNEKHYYGFFWGGMPDLNFDNPKVRQEIYDIGRFWLDDIGVDGFRLDAAKHIFPDDRLKDSYKFWQEYRDEMRKIKPDVYLVGEVWSSSEIVKEFAKGLPALFNFDLAGSIQQSVIQGKNVAATIEGPKWVNLENEDLISRLIKQREVFKSATDDYQDAIFLSNHDQNRVMSNFKGDITKAKTAASILLTLPGTPYIYYGEEIGMLGKKPDPNIREPFLWIDANSDTLRTSWMDPEFTSDETVGPVSQQEENANSLLNHYKKWIHLRNHNELLTKGSIEEFENQNRNLLAFTRAIDDEKLHVIHNLSSKSQTLKVSPKTFVYGQENLDNGKLKASQSIIFK
- a CDS encoding acyl-CoA thioesterase; this translates as MKKFQLKIEPRTTDFDALGHVNNVVYLQWVQDVAEAHWKHISGQNDDEVNLWVALRHEIDYKKEIRPDEPIIAETWVASMEGVRSERMTRIFNPETAQTKAEARTFWCLLDAKSKRPKRIPEEMKEKYKAR
- the yaaA gene encoding peroxide stress protein YaaA, giving the protein MIAILSPAKSLDFEKQFDLRSTKTRFNEETHQLIEVLKTKSEEEVQDLMSISDSLAKLNVERYDNFKKRTPKHAKQAALAFQGDVYQGLVAEDFTQEEHDFAQQHIRILSGLYGLLRPLDLIQPYRLEMGTKLETDKGNNLYEFWGDKITDQLRKDIKSQGDKILVNLASNEYFKSVNIKELKKDYQIIDVEFKDFNNGKYKIVSFFAKKARGLMARYIVKNQIGKVEDLKAFDLDGYAFDEKDSTDSKLAFKRG
- a CDS encoding amidohydrolase, which translates into the protein MQKLITLLLAIIIFPAFSYSQDLHKIALQKADIIEGKVIEWRRYFHENPELSNREYETAKKIAAHLKDLGLDVETGIAHTGVVAILKGGKPGPVVGLRADIDALPVTERNDLSFKSEVVTEYNGQETGVMHACGHDTHIAIMMGVAEVFSEIKEDIPGTIKFIFQPAEEGVPAGERGGAKMMVEEGVLKNPDVEAIFGLHINAGTTVGHIKYKTEGIMAASDRFTINIKGKQAHGSTPWASVDPIAVSAQIINSLQYIVSRNSELTKEAAVVTVGIMKGGNRFNIIPESAMLEGTIRTLDEGMREMIHEKIKLTATNIAEIARATADVEIVENAPLTYNDIDLTNQMVSSLQKTVGEEKLHVMKAITGAEDFSYFQNEIPGLYFFIGGKPETELEGQALGGHHTPDFYIDESGMLTGVKAFINLTLDYMEAD
- a CDS encoding alanine racemase; this translates as MNITKPTLLLNKNIVCKNIERMAAKAKEFNCELRPHFKTHQSQQIGEWFREYEINKCAVSSLEMAKYFFNAGWTDITVAFPLNILEHTTVNDLAGKIKLNLCVESLATVQALNDFLVHPIGVFLKIDAGYHRTGLGAENYEEIEDILIALESNNLITIKGFLQHAGHTYQAKGRKEVGKIHDYTSEKMMKLKEHFSQEFPDLIISNGDTPTCSVCENFDRIDEMRPGNFVFYDVMQAEIGSCRYDDIAVAMACPVVAKHPDRNEVIVYGGAIHFSKDRIEKDGNTIYGLIAESGEHSWSNPKNGWFVKKLSQEHGTIHVPDEAFDSIKIGDLLYVLPIHSCLTANLMGKYHTHDGEEIKMFQYRS